A genomic segment from Halorubrum depositum encodes:
- a CDS encoding polyprenyl synthetase family protein: MEYLERRVALVEDRLEAVIDEVEPDELSDEVGHVVLAGGKRVRPAVTILACEAFDGDPDDAVDFAAGIEFVHNASLVIDDIIDRSEVRRGTPSAWAEFGYGPAIVASDGLLGEAFGLFSGEPRAMRTVAEAMVELGEGEATELADRPTTEAEYMELARRKTGALFRAAAELGAVAGGADSHAIDSFGEYAERVGVAFQMRDDVLDATADADDLGKPTGQDAEMDRPSVLQVTSLSPEEIDERAREQSELALAALDDADPPETEAIEYLRDLAEFVVVRER; encoded by the coding sequence ATGGAGTACCTGGAGCGCCGGGTCGCGCTGGTCGAAGACCGGCTGGAGGCCGTCATCGACGAGGTCGAGCCCGACGAGCTGTCCGACGAGGTCGGTCACGTCGTCCTCGCCGGCGGTAAGCGGGTCCGCCCGGCGGTGACGATCCTCGCCTGCGAGGCGTTCGACGGCGACCCCGACGACGCCGTCGACTTCGCGGCCGGGATCGAGTTCGTCCACAACGCGTCGCTCGTGATCGACGACATCATCGACCGCTCGGAGGTCCGGCGCGGCACCCCCTCCGCGTGGGCGGAGTTCGGGTACGGCCCCGCGATCGTCGCCAGCGACGGCCTGCTCGGCGAGGCGTTCGGGCTGTTCTCCGGGGAGCCGCGCGCGATGCGGACCGTCGCCGAGGCGATGGTCGAGCTCGGCGAGGGCGAGGCGACCGAGCTCGCCGACCGCCCGACGACCGAGGCGGAGTACATGGAGCTCGCGCGCCGGAAGACCGGCGCGCTGTTCCGGGCCGCCGCCGAGCTCGGCGCGGTCGCCGGCGGCGCCGACTCCCACGCGATCGACTCGTTCGGCGAGTACGCCGAGCGCGTCGGCGTCGCGTTCCAGATGCGCGACGACGTGCTCGACGCGACCGCCGACGCCGACGACCTCGGCAAGCCGACGGGCCAGGACGCAGAGATGGACCGGCCCTCCGTCCTGCAGGTCACCTCGCTGTCCCCCGAGGAGATCGACGAGCGGGCGCGCGAGCAGTCGGAGCTCGCCCTCGCCGCGCTCGACGACGCCGACCCGCCGGAGACGGAGGCGATCGAGTACCTCCGAGACCTCGCGGAGT
- the npdG gene encoding NADPH-dependent F420 reductase → MKIAILGGTGDIGEGLALRLAADTSHRVSIGSREAEKAENKAEEYTTELASRGLDATVEGDENAAVTAAAKVVVLAVPPYHVGDTVEAIAEELDEGDVLVSPATGMKRDEEGFHYHRPGAGSVTRIAADAAPEGVDVVGAFHNLAAARLANLDADLGIDTLVIGDDEDAKRTVSDVAEGIEGLRALDAGGIANAPEIEGLTPLLINVAENNDGLHDLGVRFT, encoded by the coding sequence ATGAAGATCGCGATACTCGGCGGCACCGGCGACATCGGCGAGGGGCTCGCGCTCCGGCTGGCGGCCGACACGTCTCACCGCGTCTCGATCGGCTCGCGGGAGGCGGAGAAGGCGGAGAACAAGGCCGAGGAGTACACCACCGAACTGGCGAGCCGCGGCCTCGACGCGACTGTCGAGGGCGACGAGAACGCCGCCGTCACCGCCGCGGCCAAGGTCGTCGTCCTCGCCGTCCCGCCCTACCACGTCGGCGACACGGTGGAGGCGATCGCGGAGGAACTCGACGAGGGCGACGTCCTCGTCTCGCCGGCGACGGGGATGAAGCGCGACGAGGAGGGGTTCCACTACCACCGACCCGGCGCGGGGTCGGTGACGCGGATCGCGGCCGACGCCGCGCCGGAGGGCGTCGACGTCGTCGGCGCGTTTCACAACCTCGCGGCCGCCCGGCTCGCGAACCTCGACGCCGACCTCGGGATCGACACGCTCGTGATCGGCGACGACGAGGACGCGAAGCGGACGGTGTCCGACGTCGCGGAGGGAATCGAGGGGCTCCGCGCGCTCGACGCCGGCGGGATCGCCAACGCGCCCGAGATCGAGGGGCTCACCCCCCTGCTTATCAACGTCGCCGAGAACAACGACGGCCTCCACGACCTCGGCGTTCGATTCACGTAA
- a CDS encoding MazG-like family protein translates to MDEQDRVAAFVAEHGLETDLAYRVLDLESEVGEVAKEVATSTEYGNDPEAAAIASDELGDALFALLALAEAADVDAAAALDESLAKYEARIDASGDAGSGR, encoded by the coding sequence ATGGACGAGCAGGACCGCGTCGCCGCGTTCGTCGCCGAGCACGGGCTGGAGACCGACCTCGCGTACCGCGTCCTCGACTTGGAGAGCGAGGTCGGCGAGGTCGCGAAGGAGGTCGCGACCTCGACGGAGTACGGGAACGACCCGGAGGCCGCCGCGATCGCGAGCGACGAGCTCGGCGACGCCCTCTTCGCGCTGCTGGCGCTCGCCGAGGCGGCCGACGTCGACGCCGCCGCCGCGCTCGACGAGTCGCTGGCGAAGTACGAGGCGCGGATCGACGCGTCCGGCGACGCCGGGTCCGGCCGGTAA